Proteins encoded in a region of the Vicia villosa cultivar HV-30 ecotype Madison, WI linkage group LG5, Vvil1.0, whole genome shotgun sequence genome:
- the LOC131601362 gene encoding uncharacterized protein LOC131601362, producing the protein MSRAPIFIKYLLKGNQVWKMHVGVVDMWVVIEKNGSQHLEAVIQDAKGDRIHVVTRGKDFQDWVEVVKEHETYYLYNGEPVENDGPFKVCSNPLKLIFNGGTTMTKVAIPEIPTHSYSFHPIEDFLKGDFKHDHLYDVIGILQDVLKTQTGGGGRKSCVNVTIRDVEGSVIELVLWGNYGKQFINYTTPNNFAGPTIIVLTHAWCKPNTGFIFLIMLCMLFHFDAFVFWSKQRYSGTV; encoded by the exons ATGTCAAGGGCTCCCATATTTATTAAATATCTTCTAAAGGGAAACCAGGTCTGGAAAATGCACGTTGGGGTTGTTGATATGTGGGTTGTTATTGAGAAAAATGGATCTCAACACCTTGAAGCTGTTATTCAGGATGCGAAG GGTGATAGGATTCACGTGGTCACCCGGGGAAAAGACTTCCAAGATTGGGTTGAGGTTGTTAAGGAGCATGAGACTTACTACCTTTATAATGGAGAGCCAGTTGAGAACGATGGGCCTTTCAAGGTGTGTTCTAACCCACTCAAACTCATTTTCAATGGAGGGACTACGATGACGAAGGTGGCGATACCTGAAATTCCTACTCACAGCTACAGTTTTCACCCTATTGAGGACTTTCTCAAAGGAGACTTCAAACATGACCACTTATATG ATGTTATTGGCATATTACAAGATGTTTTAAAGACCCAAACGGGAGGTGGTGGTAGGAAATCTTGCGTCAATGTAACTATACGTGATGTCGAAGGCAGTGTGATTGAGCTGGTGTTATGGGGAAATTACGGCAAACAGTTCATCAACTACACTACCCCTAACAACTTTGCTGGTCCTACTATAATCGTATTGACACATGCATGGTGCAAGCCAAATACAGGTTTCATTTTTCTGATTATGCTATGTATGTTGTTTCATTTTGATGCATTTGTTTTTTGGTCCAAACAGCGGTACAGCGGTACGGTTTGA
- the LOC131601360 gene encoding uncharacterized protein LOC131601360, with the protein MSRHVFKTNIRSCQLQSLGRNLFSNFASSSNTKENEMSRTSKQKPSPVQENIVSGAGSSSNVSTATATSRPGRGRPKNRYGIPNMARNLTRKFPIPPADGNATANLYLGTNTQNSNPNVIIEVPALADQQPCHLNHTSYSRTKPRCATVPKPSRGGPRKQLPDPILPLGLNRELNIHTMSLAQSTANVTPRARNVFTTEAPVVEIGMERNHPVNNKVSSVSQSTNNHHRRTETTCPIFTPTTNMDFNSDSDNDSDYDPFADDNCSESDEYEAPFSINDNATRYSEEYYDIGSPLIECSYCKAMMWYQERMHKSTHSANPKFMMCCGNGKVELPILRNPPEQLAKLLFDHDNTVSRKFQQHIRLYNMMFAFTSPGAKFDNRFNDGRGPPTMRIQGQTCHRIRSLLPPQGGKPKFAQLYIYDTENEVENRMHGLRNKENIDPAVVNQLSSMLYECNPHAKRFQMARQWLNSGETQNLKLRLISSRSTDG; encoded by the exons ATGTCAAGACacgtttttaaaacaaatatcagGTCCTGCCAGCTACAAAGTTTGGGAAGAAATCTATTTTCCAATTTTGCATCCAGTTCTAATACGAAGGAAAATGAGATGAGTCGTACCTCTAAGCAAAAACCATCTCCTGTACAAGAAAACATCGTCAGTGGGGCTGGAAGTTCGTCGAATGTATCCAC AGCTACAGCAACTTCCAGACCAGGTCGAGGTAGGCCTAAGAATCGCTATGGAATTCCAAATATGGCTAGGAATTTGACAAGAAAGTTTCCTATACCACCAGCGGATGGTAATGCCACGGCGAATTTGTATCTCGGGACTAACACGCAAAATAG cAATCCAAATGTGATCATAGAAGTTCCAGCTCTGGCAGATCAACAACCGTGTCATTTAAACCACACATCGTATTCCAGAACAAAACCACG ATGTGCAACAGTTCCCAAGCCATCTAGAGGGGGGCCTAGAAAACAATTGCCTGATCCAATTCTGCCGTTGGGTTTAAATAGAGAGCTCAACATTCATACCATGAGTCTGGCGCAGTCTACTGCAAATGTTACACCCCGTGCAAG GAATGTGTTTACAACTGAAGCACCTGTAGTTGAAATAGGTATGGAAAGAAACCATCCTGTTAATAACAAGGTGTCGTCGGTGTCACAATCCACAAACAACCACCATCGTAGAACGGAGACAACATGTCCGATTTTTACACCTACAACCAACATGGATTTTAATAGCGACTCTGACAATGATAGCGACTACGACCCTTTTGCAG ATGATAATTGTTCGGAGTCAGACGAATATGAAGCACCTTTTTCAATCAACGACAACGCAACGAGATATTCAGAAG AATATTACGATATCGGTTCCCCTCTTATCGAATGTTCTtattgtaaagcaatgatgtgGTATCAAGAGAGGATGCACAAAAGTACACATTCAGCAAACCCAAAATTTATGATGTGTTGTGGGAACGGAAAAGTTGAACTACCAATCCTAAGAAATCCTCCGGAACAGCTTGCAAAACTTTTGTTCGATCATGACAATACAGTTAGCCGGAAGTTTCAACAACATATCCGACTTTACAATATGATGTTTGCATTTACATCACCGGGAGCAAAGTTTGACAATCGTTTTAACGATGGCCGTGGCCCCCCAACCATGAGGATACAAGGTCAAACATGTCATCGAATTAGAAGTTTGTTGCCTCCTCAAGGTGGAAAACCAAAATTTGCTCAATTATATATTTATGACACCGAAAATGAGGTAGAAAACCGGATGCATGGCCTAAG GAACAAAGAAAACATTGATCCTGCTGTGGTCAACCAGTTGTCCAGTATGCTTTATGAATGCAATCCCCATGCTAAGAGATTTCAAATGGCGAGACAATGGTTAAATAGTGGGGAAACTCAAAACCTTAAGCTACGACTCATTTCTAGCCGATCCACCGATGGGTGA
- the LOC131606310 gene encoding uncharacterized protein At4g13200, chloroplastic-like, with protein sequence MNTTTLSSSPSPTTFASPTFSKSYPSLPSFFSNNLLPSSSKPTSIQLPTKRAFHTTGLRCNSSFFPGGPPSGDGDGSSKNVLDAFFLGKALAETLNERIESTVGEFLSNVGRLQAEQQKQVQEFQEEVLDRAKKAKEKAAREATEAQPQGLVSNSAAYTEVVVDEVVVDSASSGISYSSTDPVTSVQPTDASKTSTEPTIGEDPTLSS encoded by the exons ATGAACACCACTACCCTCTCCTCTTCCCCATCTCCAACAACCTTTGCTTCTCCTACCTTCTCCAAATCCTACCCATCACTTCCCTCTTTCTTCTCCAACAacctccttccttcttcttccaaACCCACATCCATTCAACTTCCCACCAAAAGGGCTTTTCACACCACTGGACTCCGCTGCAACAGCAGCTTCTTCCCTGGTGGACCCCCTTCCG GTGATGGTGATGGCAGCAGCAAAAATGTTCTGGATGCATTTTTCTTGGGAAAGGCTCTGGCTGAAACTTTGAATGAGAGAATTGAGTCGACGGTTGGTGAGTTTTTGAGTAATGTTGGAAGACTGCAAGCTGAACAACAAAAACAAGTTCAAGAATTTCAG GAAGAAGTGTTGGATAGAGCCAAAAAAGCAAAGGAAAAAGCAGCGCGTGAAGCTACAGAGGCACAACCACAGGGTCTGGTTTCCAACTCTGCAGCCTATACAGAAGTCGTTGTGGATGAAGTCGTTGTGGATTCAGCTTCTTCAGGAATTTCATATTCTTCAACCGATCCAGTTACTTCGGTACAGCCTACTGATGCATCTAAAACATCCACTGAGCCCACCATAGGGGAGGATCCCACTTTAAGTTCTTAA
- the LOC131601364 gene encoding SKP1-like protein 1A encodes MASTSTTPASTSGKKVNLKSSDGEIFEVDEAVALESQTIKHMIEDDCADETGIPLPMVTSKILAKVIEYCKKHSEPAKTDEYDMPVDEDDIKKWDAEFVKIDDQDTLFDLILAANFLDIKSLLDLTCKAVAGMMDGKTPEEIRKTFNIKNDYTKEEEEEVRRENQWAFV; translated from the coding sequence ATGGCATCTACATCAACAACCCCGGCATCAACATCAGGAAAGAAGGTCAATCTCAAGAGTTCTGACGGTGAGATTTTCGAAGTCGACGAAGCAGTGGCATTGGAATCACAAACCATCAAGCATATGATTGAGGATGATTGCGCTGATGAAACCGGAATCCCTCTCCCAATGGTGACCAGCAAGATTCTGGCCAAGGTCATTGAGTATTGCAAGAAGCACTCCGAACCAGCGAAAACTGATGAATATGATATGCCTGTTGACGAGGATGATATCAAGAAGTGGGATGCTGAGTTTGTCAAGATTGATGATCAGGATACACTATTTGATCTAATTTTGGCTGCAAACTTCTTGGACATCAAGAGTTTGTTGGATCTTACATGTAAAGCTGTAGCGGGTATGATGGATGGTAAGACACCGGAGGAGATTCGCAAGACTTTCAACATTAAGAATGACTACACTAAGGAGGAAGAGGAGGAGGTTCGCCGCGAAAATCAGTGGGCTTTTGTATGA